One genomic window of Corythoichthys intestinalis isolate RoL2023-P3 chromosome 18, ASM3026506v1, whole genome shotgun sequence includes the following:
- the pafah1b2 gene encoding platelet-activating factor acetylhydrolase IB subunit beta, whose protein sequence is MSGDGDGFNPAAVAQPVEDVQGDGRWMSQHTRFVQECKDGEPDVLFVGDSMVQLMQQYEVWRELFSPLHALNFGIGGDTTCNVLWRLQNGELENIRPKIVVVWVGTNNHEHTAEQVAGGILSIAKLLTSRLPKAKVVVLGLLPRGERPNPLREKNAAVNDFLRSWLPRLAQTQFLDVSAELVHSDGTIAPQDMFDFLHLTSTGYRAVAKPLSDLLLQILEETPEERRASLV, encoded by the exons ATGAGTGGCGATGGTGATGGTTTCAACCCTGCTGCAGTGGCTCAGCCAGTAGAAGATGTGCAAGGAGATGGGCGGTGGATGTCACAG CACACCCGATTTGTGCAGGAGTGCAAGGATGGAGAACCAGATGTGCTTTTTGTAGGAGACTCTATGGTACAGCTAATGCAGCAGTATGAG GTCTGGAGGGAGTTGTTCTCACCACTTCATGCCCTCAACTTTGGCATCGGAGGCGACACCACCTGCAACGTGTTATGGCGGCTGCAGAATGGAGAGCTGGAGAATATCCGTCCCAAG ATTGTGGTGGTGTGGGTAGGAACTAACAATCACGAACACACGGCAGAGCAGGTTGCCGGGGGAATTCTTTCCATCGCAAAGCTGCTGACTTCCCGGCTACCAAAAGCAAAAGTAGTTGTGCTG GGTTTATTACCGAGGGGGGAGCGTCCGAACCCGCTGCGGGAGAAGAACGCGGCGGTCAATGACTTTCTACGCTCCTGGCTGCCCCGCCTGGCTCAGACGCAATTCCTGGACGTGAGCGCCGAGTTGGTCCACTCCGACGGCACCATCGCGCCTCAGGACATGTTCGACTTCCTCCACCTGACGTCGACGGGTTACCGCGCTGTAGCGAAGCCCCTCAGCGACCTGCTGCTCCAGATACTGGAAGAGACGCCGGAAGAGCGGAGGGCGTCGCTGGTTTGA
- the LOC130906701 gene encoding myelin protein zero-like protein 2 codes for MFISLMLPSWLLLGGFLLSGVAHVSGIEIYAPPLIEAVNGTTVKLKCTFRSSHPVSAQSVSVSWNFRAPDSKTEESVFYYQETAHPPPSGRFKGHAVWSGDIARNDASITLHEVPPTFNGTYICSVRNRPDVHGNNPETVLRVVAQASLSEISILVIAVVASCVFILILLGIFVAVKVYKRRRKGEAEDEDLEMNPREPKRKDPTVCKPEEAVHLTVVEEKLEVDSSDDEESEPSSGDDDDEDGSEEEDDDDDDDDDDYDDDDD; via the exons ATGTTTATCAGTCTCATGTTGCCGTCATGGCTTCTCCTTGGAGGATTCCTACTGTCAG GAGTGGCACACGTCTCAGGGATTGAGATCTACGCTCCCCCTCTGATAGAAGCAGTAAACGGGACGACGGTAAAACTCAAGTGCACCTTCCGCTCCAGTCATCCTGTATCGGCCCAGTCCGTTAGTGTTTCCTGGAACTTCCGTGCTCCGGATTCTAAAACGGAAGAGTCG GTGTTCTACTATCAGGAGACAGCGCACCCTCCTCCGAGCGGACGCTTTAAAGGCCACGCGGTGTGGTCAGGGGATATTGCCAGGAATGACGCCTCCATCACCCTGCATGAGGTGCCCCCAACATTTAACGGCACGTACATTTGCAGCGTGCGAAACCGCCCAGACGTGCATGGAAATAACCCAGAAACGGTCCTAAGAGTCGTCGCCCAAG CTTCCTTATCCGAAATCAGCATCCTGGTCATAGCAGTCGTTGCCAGCTGCGTGTTTATCCTCATACTCCTCGGCATCTTCGTGGCCGTGAAGGTCTACAAGAGGAGGCGGAAGGGCGAAGCCGAGGACGAGGACTTAGAGATGAACCCAAGGGAGCCTAAACGCAAGGACCCGACCGTGTG TAAACCTGAAGAAGCAGTTCATCTGACTGTTGTTGAGGAGAAACTGGAAGTTGATAGCTCTGATGATGAAGAGTCCGAGCCCAGCAGTGGAGACGATGACGATGAAGACGGCAGTGAGGAAGAGGATGATGACGATGACGACGACGATGATGACTATGACGACGACGATGATTGA